In the Sulfobacillus thermosulfidooxidans DSM 9293 genome, GCCAGAGATGGTGGACTCGGGTGGTGATTGTGCCCAGGAGGTTCCCAAAATAACGTATGATCGCCTTTTTCCAATATCATTGACCTCCACATTGCCCAGGATTTTTCGTCACACTTAACCCTTAGATCTTAGCTTTTCCCAAAGCTGTCTTTAAGGGTATCATAGAACGAAAAGTTGCATCACAAGGATGTGAAGCCAATTCAAGCGGTTTTATTTGATCTCGATGACACGCTTTATGACCGGATCCCAGCGATTCGGACTTATGCGACAACCTATTTTTTCAGAGATTTTCATGCACTCTTGAAGCCCATACCGCAGGAGATTTTGTCCGATGTCATCGTGGAAGCGGATGGAGGGCCTATTCGTTCAGGAAAAGAAGCGATGCATGCTTTACAACGCATGTTGCCGTGGAAAGCCACACCGCCGGATTGGCAACAGTTGATGAAGCACTGGTTCACCTATTTTCCCTTGTGTAGTCACTGGACCCCGGAGATGGAAGACACCCTTCGCACCTTAAAACAGCGGGGATTAAAACTCGCGGTCGTGACCAATGGTCAGACGGCCGGGCAAAATCAAAAGATCGATACGTTAGGCATTCGCCCCTATCTCGATGCGATTAGTATCTCAGGAGAGGTAGGGGTCAAGAAACCCGAGCCTGAAATTTTCCATCATGCCTTGAGTATCTTAAGGGTGGCGCCTCAAGATGCCGTGTTTGTCGGCGATAACCCGGTGATGGATATCTATGGAGCGACACGTACGGGAATGCAGGCGATTTGGCTGCGGCGTTATGACAGACCCTGGTATGGTCCTCTCCCCTCTCCTCCTCAAAAAATCTTCGCGTTATCTGATGTCCTCAAGATATTGTCTTGAGGGGACCTCAGGCCATTTGCTGGATGAGAAGAAGGCTGCCCACGGCAAAGAGAGATAGGGGAATAAGCTGGCTTATGATTTTGGGCGATGACCATTTGTGTGCCAAGGAACCGGTGATGAAGCCTAACAGCGCAGAAGAAAAAGACGTCAGGCTAAAAAGAATAAACCACGAAATCAGATGGATCTGGACAAAGCCGATGGCTAAACCCACCAGGGCCTCATCCAGGCTAACGAAGAGGCCCAAAACAATCCAGAGAAAAGAACCTACGGGGCGCTCGGTCCATGAATTAATCTCGTCATCGTCACCTGCGAACCACAAATATATGCTGAGTCCGATCAGGCTTATAGGACTGATAAAGGGGGCCCACGCTTTGATAAAAGGCGATATAGTGTAAGCGAACCATAACCCCATCCCTAACATGCTGATTTCAAAGGCCACTAGGACAGGAATAAGAGTCATAGCGCGTCGTGGCTGACTTTTGGCTACCAAGGCGCTTAGTAAAAAGATGTCGAGGGCAAAGGGGATCGTCAACCACTTCATAAGCATGGGGGCACCGCCTTATTCATTGTGAATTTCGGCTCCACGGGGGCGTCGACTGGAAAATTTGATCTCGCGTTTTACCGAGTTGCAGCTGTCTAATAACCCATAAAATGCGGTGTTCAAGAAATTCCTTGCGATCTTTCAGCGTCCAATCGAGCGACATCGGAATTTGTCTAATCCACTCGGCAATCTGCTGAGCCTCTTTAGGTTGAACGCTTGCAATATCGGGGCCGTCGCCTAAAACGAGACGATTGAGTGTGGCCTCGGCATGGAGATTTTGAAGATCTTGAACATCGAAATGAAAAGCCTTGGCGACTTTGGGTCCTAAAACAATTTCTTCGACCCCGGGCTCATCAAGTAACTGATGTAACTGAAGATATAAGGCTAGCGCGTTACTCATGGTGTGCCTCCATCGTTTAAAGCTCCGGACTTGCCATGTCATCAGGGATGTTTTGGAATTTCTCCTCTTGCTCTTGATAATTAAGGGGATTGGCAAAAAAGTCAACCAAATGTCCTCTGGCGTTTTGGGCTACCACGTAAAAACACCATAAATATGCACTAGCTGAAGAAATGATTCCCTGTGACCTATGGCTCTAGCATGACGTTATAGGAATAGAGTGGATAGAAAGGGAATTTTAATCATGCTTGCACAAGGAACCATCACCCCCATGGGGATCTGTCAACAATGCGTATTGATTAGACCTGGAGTATTTTATGTAGTGACCGATCATGAACCGGTCGTGTTGTGCTATCTAGACGCTGCCGAAGCCTTATTGACCGAGGACATCAAAGACTTAGGACAGCCATGGCACGAGTGGATTATGTTTTATGGGTCAGCACTCGAAAAGATCTTTGAATTGTGGCCATCTTGGATGGGGACCTTGGAACACGAAAGGCATATGATCATACCAGATATCAACAAAAAAATGCGACGCGGGCGGAATTGAGATGGAAGATTTTCCGATTGGAAAGATTTCCCCAAGTTTATTTCACGACATCATTTATCCTGCGTTAGGAAATCCCAATCCTAAAATTTTAGTGGGACCGAATACGGGGATGGATATGGCCATCGTCCGGGTCGGTCAAGAGGACGTGTTGGTGACCAGTACCGATCCGGTTGTGATTCGTCCCGAGCTTGGCTGGCGTGATAGCTCTTGGTTTGCTGTTCAAGTCGTGGCATCAGATGTGGCTGTTTCCGGAATTATGCCACAGGTCATGACCTTTTCACTCGTTCTGCCAGCATCGTTGGCTGTAGCCGATCTTAAAGACTTATGGCAGGCGTTATCAGATGCCTGCCATAAGGAGCATATACAAATTGCCAATGTGCGCTTAATGTACTCGGATTATGCGACATTTCCCGTTGTCGGGGCAGCCACAGCCATTGCTCAGGGCCATCAGAGCCACTATATCACGCCAGCTGATGCGTCATTAGGTGATGAAGTGTTGTGTACCAAAGGTGCCGCCATCCAGGCCACAGCGATATTAGCCCGGCTATTTTCAACAGAACTCCGCACGTTTTTAAGCGCTGAAGAAACCTTTGAGGCCCAATCCCTGTTTGAACAGATTGGCGTGTTGCAAGATGTTCGTATTTTGTTGCGTCATAATTTGGTGAAAAAGGGCGTGAGTACTATGCATGACGCGACGGAAGGCGGGATTTTAGGGGCCGTTTATGAAATCGCGGTGGCTTCTGATTTGGGAGTGGAACTCGACGCCGATAACATTTTTGTGTATCCGGTGACCAAAAAAATTTTTGATCATTACTACATCGATCCTTTGAGTGTGATTAGCGAAGGAACATTAGTCATGACAGCCCGATCGACTTTTGTCCCCATAATTCAACAAGTGCTAGAAGAAGAGGGAATTTTGTGCCAGTCAATAGGACGCATGACGGATAAAGCCCATGGACGCTGGATTACGCAAAATAACATGCGCAAACCCCTTTATCATCCGGGATCTGATCCCTACTGGAGACTCATGAGCACATTACGTCAAAAGTCTCTTCATGTAAAAAGTCGAGGGGAAATCGGCCATACAGATTTTCACAATGAGACATGATTTTCATCATTTTTTAAGAAAGCTTCAGTACAACAAAGAAAAGAGGAGGAATGGTCCATGGGAGGTCCGGACGAGTTCGAAAGATTAGTTTGGCGTTATCAATTGGCATTAGACCGGTTCAATCAGGCCGATAGCGATCATTTCGACCAGGTTAACCAGGAATTGTCTCAAACCTTAGATGCGTTAAATCAGTATATTATCCAATGTAAACGACAACTCGGCTTTCCGGTTCACTCGACAACCCATCCTCAAGTGGCTCGTGTATCTTAAACCCGTCGTGATCTTTGACGAAATTCCGGTCCCGTCAGTGGACCGGAATTTCGTAGTGTTCAAATGGGAGGACAATTAATGGGACAACAACTGACGAGACAAGATGAGTCAGCTGTCGAACACGCGTCATCGTCGCGCGTAGGCTTATCACAAATGGCTTTATTGATGTTTGTTGTTGTCTTGTCTCGGGCGTTTTTCCAAGAGATTGGCACCTTAGCGTATATTTATTTACCTCATGCCTGGGTGGATGCTCCACAAGGGGAAATTCCCCCGCATGGGGGACTATGGTTTCAAAGTCTTGTAGGATTTTGGGCACATTGGGACGGCTACTGGTATTTATCGATTGCGCAATATGGATATCAAGGGCGTCCTACCGCGACCGCGTTTTTTCCCCTTTATCCTTGGCTTCTTCATCTTTTTGGAGCCACCATATGGGCTGGAATTGCGCTCAGTTTGTTCTTCTTTGCCAGTTCTAGCCTTTTTCTGTTCTTGTGGGCCCAAAAAGAGTGGGATGTTCATGTTGCCTGGATGGCCGTGGTTGTCTATGCTTTTTTCCCCACAGCGTATTATCTCAGTGCCGTGTATACGGAGTCGCTCTACATGACTTGGGTTTTCCTCACCCTCTATCTCGTCCAAGCCAGGCATTATCGGCTCGCCTTTATCACGACGGCTTTGGCGACCTTGACCAGTATTTATGGTCTGTTATTAGCCGCTTTGCTCTTTGTGCGGATTTGGCAGCGTGAAAAAGATTTTTGGCGGGCTGTCGGGTACAGTTTAGGACCGGTGGTGGGCTTAGGGATCTATATGGTTTTTCTGACGTGGCGTTTTCATGATCCCTTAATATTTCAGTCGGTGCAATCGAACTGGGGGCGGCACTTTGCATGGCCTTGGGTGACATTAAGTCAAGCGGTACACGACGCCTGGCTTCATCATCAGGCTTTATGGAATTTTCCGCAGTTATTTGCTTCTGGTCCAGCACATGGTTTTGATATTAATTTTTATGATGCCCTATTCATGATGTTTAGCCTCATCATGGTGATCATATATGGTCGTTATCTGCCGCTATATTTGTGGGCCTATCTTGTTCCAGCCCTCTGTGTGACCTTGTTCTTTCCTTCAGCCAAACAACCTCTCATGTCGTTTCCCCGCTTAATCTTTGAAGATTTTCCTATTCTTTTAGCGACGGCCATTGGTTTGACACGTCAATCATTTTGGAGAACAGGGTACTGGGTGGGATCGTTGTATTTAGGAGCTCTCTTAACCGCCTTATTCGCGACAGCCCATTGGGTGGCTTAACTTGATATCTATAAAGTACAATATTGACTATACAACTAGTAAAGTTATAACGATCTGATTTAATATTTTTTGTCAAAAGATAAATAGAGTATCATCATTCCGTCCTATTTGTGCTAATGTATATTTGTATTTTTTAGAAAGGAGGAATGAAGGCATGCCAAAAGCCGGTAAATGGGCTGGGGTAACAGCTTTGGGTGTGCTTGGATTGGCTTTAGCGGGTTGCGGCACACAAAGCATCAATGCCTCGCAATGGATGATTGTCCATCCGGCAACCAAAACGGTCGATTTAAAGATTGAAAGCACCTACTCGAGTGCCAAGCAGGCGAATGTATTTGACGGCTTCACACAAGGGCAGCTCGTGATCACCATCCCGTTAGGCTACCACGTTAATATGGACTTTATTAATAATGGACCGATTCCGGAGTCCATTGGGGTCTATCACGATCATCATTTAGCCTTTCCGGGCGCAGGCGAACCGTATTCTCAAGTTGCCATTTCGCCGAGCGCTGGCTTGTTGCCGGGACAAAGCCAATCCTATACCTTTACGGCATCGAAGCTCGGGACATTTATTTTAGGCGATATGCTTAATGGCGATCCGAATAATACGCCTACGAGCGATTTGTGGGATATTGTCAAGGTTGTTCCCTCCGGAACCCCTTCGATGTCTACGTCTTAAGAATCATTCGAAATTGATGTGTCGATTAAAGATATG is a window encoding:
- a CDS encoding HAD family hydrolase; this translates as MKPIQAVLFDLDDTLYDRIPAIRTYATTYFFRDFHALLKPIPQEILSDVIVEADGGPIRSGKEAMHALQRMLPWKATPPDWQQLMKHWFTYFPLCSHWTPEMEDTLRTLKQRGLKLAVVTNGQTAGQNQKIDTLGIRPYLDAISISGEVGVKKPEPEIFHHALSILRVAPQDAVFVGDNPVMDIYGATRTGMQAIWLRRYDRPWYGPLPSPPQKIFALSDVLKILS
- a CDS encoding manganese efflux pump, with amino-acid sequence MLMKWLTIPFALDIFLLSALVAKSQPRRAMTLIPVLVAFEISMLGMGLWFAYTISPFIKAWAPFISPISLIGLSIYLWFAGDDDEINSWTERPVGSFLWIVLGLFVSLDEALVGLAIGFVQIHLISWFILFSLTSFSSALLGFITGSLAHKWSSPKIISQLIPLSLFAVGSLLLIQQMA
- a CDS encoding AIR synthase-related protein; translated protein: MEDFPIGKISPSLFHDIIYPALGNPNPKILVGPNTGMDMAIVRVGQEDVLVTSTDPVVIRPELGWRDSSWFAVQVVASDVAVSGIMPQVMTFSLVLPASLAVADLKDLWQALSDACHKEHIQIANVRLMYSDYATFPVVGAATAIAQGHQSHYITPADASLGDEVLCTKGAAIQATAILARLFSTELRTFLSAEETFEAQSLFEQIGVLQDVRILLRHNLVKKGVSTMHDATEGGILGAVYEIAVASDLGVELDADNIFVYPVTKKIFDHYYIDPLSVISEGTLVMTARSTFVPIIQQVLEEEGILCQSIGRMTDKAHGRWITQNNMRKPLYHPGSDPYWRLMSTLRQKSLHVKSRGEIGHTDFHNET
- a CDS encoding sulfocyanin-like copper-binding protein — translated: MPKAGKWAGVTALGVLGLALAGCGTQSINASQWMIVHPATKTVDLKIESTYSSAKQANVFDGFTQGQLVITIPLGYHVNMDFINNGPIPESIGVYHDHHLAFPGAGEPYSQVAISPSAGLLPGQSQSYTFTASKLGTFILGDMLNGDPNNTPTSDLWDIVKVVPSGTPSMSTS